A window of the Acidimicrobiales bacterium genome harbors these coding sequences:
- a CDS encoding SRPBCC domain-containing protein: MTVTNVHKDPEQLTMTITVELDANLERAWQLWADPRQLERWWGPPTYPATFVDHDLTPGAEARYYMTSPEGDKYYGWWEIIAVDPPRRLEVMDGFGDESGQRNEEMPAGRMVVTLDERDDKTVMAIISYFTSLEAMNQLIEMGQEEGMVMALGQIEAILADSATA; encoded by the coding sequence ATGACCGTGACCAATGTGCACAAGGACCCCGAGCAGCTCACGATGACGATCACCGTCGAACTCGACGCCAACCTCGAACGGGCCTGGCAGCTGTGGGCCGATCCGCGTCAACTCGAGCGTTGGTGGGGTCCGCCCACGTATCCGGCAACGTTCGTCGACCATGACCTCACGCCGGGCGCCGAGGCGAGGTACTACATGACGAGCCCCGAGGGCGACAAGTACTACGGCTGGTGGGAGATCATCGCCGTCGACCCTCCTCGACGGCTCGAGGTGATGGACGGCTTCGGCGACGAGTCGGGTCAGCGCAACGAGGAGATGCCGGCAGGACGAATGGTCGTCACGTTGGACGAGCGGGACGACAAGACCGTGATGGCCATCATCTCGTACTTCACCTCGCTCGAGGCCATGAACCAGCTCATCGAGATGGGCCAGGAAGAGGGCATGGTGATGGCGCTCGGACAGATCGAGGCCATCCTGGCCGACTCCGCCACGGCGTAG
- a CDS encoding metalloregulator ArsR/SmtB family transcription factor: protein MDIATMTRQSESSLRATAESPQDLGPVVRDAGFMAATPCARQGFVLIYNHMVVGLLTDERANRVFHALADSTRRDIVVRTLQGEHSVSALARHYPMSFAAVQKHVAVLEEAGLVTKHRMGREKIVRGDVETIRRANQLLDDLETVWRGRVERMGELLANDPNGDTR from the coding sequence GTGGACATCGCCACGATGACCCGGCAGTCCGAGAGTTCCCTGAGAGCCACCGCGGAGTCTCCGCAGGATCTCGGTCCTGTGGTGCGTGATGCGGGGTTCATGGCCGCGACACCTTGCGCTCGGCAAGGGTTCGTGCTTATCTACAACCATATGGTTGTAGGTTTGCTGACGGATGAGCGAGCAAATCGGGTGTTCCACGCCCTCGCCGACAGCACGCGCCGAGACATCGTCGTGCGGACGTTGCAGGGGGAGCATTCGGTCTCCGCCCTCGCCCGCCACTACCCCATGAGTTTCGCCGCCGTTCAGAAGCACGTGGCTGTGCTGGAAGAGGCCGGGCTCGTGACCAAGCACCGCATGGGTCGCGAGAAGATCGTTCGCGGCGACGTCGAGACCATCCGTCGGGCCAATCAGTTGCTCGACGACCTGGAAACGGTGTGGCGAGGCCGCGTCGAACGGATGGGCGAACTCCTCGCCAATGACCCGAATGGAGACACACGATGA
- a CDS encoding DUF4956 domain-containing protein: MSTPVLFALDLAAVIILTFALYFPRHHRKDLLVAFLGVNVGVLAVANALASTQVSAGLGLGLFGVLSIIRLRSSELVQHEVAYYFAALSLGLLGGIPVSPEWLTPALMATILAVVFAADHPRLFPGYRLHHMTLDRAYTNEPELVAHLEGLLGATVQQVTIRKVDLVHDTTSLEVRYRVLDQSIPDGSHESLLDGTSRVGVR; the protein is encoded by the coding sequence ATGTCCACCCCGGTCCTCTTCGCCCTCGATCTCGCCGCCGTCATCATCTTGACGTTCGCCCTCTACTTCCCCAGGCATCACCGCAAGGACCTCCTCGTCGCCTTCCTCGGCGTCAACGTGGGTGTGCTCGCCGTGGCCAACGCCCTGGCGTCCACCCAAGTGTCGGCCGGGCTCGGCCTGGGCCTGTTCGGTGTGCTGTCGATCATTCGCCTGCGGTCGTCCGAACTCGTGCAGCACGAGGTCGCCTACTACTTCGCGGCGCTCTCGCTCGGCTTGCTCGGTGGCATCCCGGTCTCGCCCGAGTGGCTCACGCCTGCGCTCATGGCCACGATCCTCGCCGTCGTGTTCGCAGCCGATCATCCCCGACTGTTCCCCGGCTACCGGTTGCACCACATGACGCTCGACCGGGCCTACACGAACGAGCCAGAACTGGTCGCCCACCTCGAGGGGCTCCTCGGTGCCACCGTCCAGCAGGTCACGATTCGCAAGGTTGATCTGGTCCACGACACCACCTCGTTGGAGGTGCGGTACCGGGTGCTCGACCAGTCGATCCCCGATGGCAGCCACGAGTCCCTGCTCGACGGCACCTCCCGGGTGGGCGTGCGATGA
- a CDS encoding polyphosphate polymerase domain-containing protein, which yields MTLDELNASAALQTRVDRKYVLRGDDLDRLWADLPAVRVLDIDGQRRFGYESTYFDTAGLDCYLAAARSRPNRFKVRTRTYLDSGTHVLELKTRDRSRSTVKTRTVVTDHLVDLDADAVAFIAANLSERLPTRAWSTELPKQLVPSLRTAYQRTTLLLDPIEHGAELASRATIDTSLTVSTPDGRSQVWPDVVIVETKSPGSPTRLDRLLWAAGHRPQTISKYGIGLAALQPALPAHKWRPVLRRHLGVGTNHSPRSTRIATKIGDPTS from the coding sequence GTGACCCTCGACGAACTCAACGCATCGGCGGCGCTGCAGACGAGAGTCGACCGCAAGTACGTGCTTCGGGGTGACGACCTCGACCGTTTGTGGGCCGATCTGCCAGCGGTCCGAGTCCTCGACATCGACGGACAGCGTCGGTTTGGCTACGAATCGACCTACTTCGACACCGCCGGACTCGACTGCTACCTCGCCGCCGCCCGTAGCCGGCCGAACCGGTTCAAGGTGCGCACCCGCACCTATCTCGACTCGGGCACCCACGTGTTGGAACTGAAGACCCGGGACCGCAGTCGCTCCACGGTCAAGACCAGAACGGTCGTCACCGATCACCTCGTCGACCTCGACGCCGATGCCGTCGCATTCATCGCCGCCAACCTGAGCGAGCGACTGCCGACCAGAGCTTGGTCGACCGAACTGCCGAAACAACTGGTGCCAAGCCTTCGCACTGCCTACCAACGGACGACGCTGCTACTCGACCCGATCGAACACGGCGCCGAGTTGGCGAGCAGGGCCACCATCGACACTTCGCTCACGGTCAGCACGCCTGATGGGCGATCGCAGGTCTGGCCGGATGTGGTGATCGTCGAGACGAAGTCGCCAGGGTCACCGACGCGGCTCGATCGACTCCTGTGGGCCGCTGGCCACCGCCCGCAGACCATCTCGAAATACGGCATCGGCCTGGCCGCACTCCAACCTGCGCTTCCCGCTCACAAGTGGCGACCCGTCCTCCGTCGACACCTCGGTGTCGGCACGAACCATTCCCCTCGATCCACTCGGATCGCAACCAAGATCGGAGACCCGACATCATGA
- a CDS encoding carbohydrate-binding domain-containing protein, whose product MKRQPINPLWALSAATALVLGGCGASELDTANGSLQSSSAETAGVASATSDSEASGTDATADSSESEAEDIDWTALPEQTTTLGSGVLTITEGGTYTLTGGSTAQVIVSTEDDVRLVLDGVHIISAEGAAIVVEQADNVEIVLADGSENVLEDAADRSDPEIDGTIYSTADLTFSGSGTLEVTANYEDGIVTKDDLVISAGVITVNAADEGIRGRDSITVTGGEISISAGGDGLKTTNAESLDKGIIHITGGTITLDVGDDAIKAATTITIDDGTIDILDSLEGIEAINITINGGDITVYAADDGINAAAGDIAGEVYIAVNGGTIDVTVGSGDTDAFDANGAIVITGGDITVTAPTSSFDYDTTAEMTGGTIVVNGQQMTSIPESRMGGRGGGGTRPGG is encoded by the coding sequence ATGAAACGCCAACCCATCAACCCTCTTTGGGCGCTCTCTGCCGCCACCGCGCTCGTGCTCGGCGGCTGCGGTGCAAGCGAGCTGGATACGGCGAACGGATCCCTCCAGTCCTCGTCGGCCGAAACGGCCGGTGTCGCCTCAGCCACGAGCGACAGCGAAGCCTCGGGCACTGACGCCACGGCCGACAGCTCCGAGAGCGAGGCCGAAGACATCGACTGGACAGCGCTGCCCGAACAGACGACGACGCTCGGCAGTGGCGTGCTGACCATCACCGAGGGCGGGACCTACACCCTGACCGGCGGCAGCACCGCCCAAGTGATCGTCAGCACCGAGGACGACGTGCGACTCGTCCTCGATGGTGTCCACATCATCTCCGCAGAGGGTGCGGCCATCGTCGTCGAGCAAGCCGACAACGTGGAGATCGTGCTGGCCGACGGCAGCGAGAACGTCCTCGAGGACGCTGCCGATCGCAGCGATCCCGAGATCGACGGCACCATCTACTCCACCGCCGATCTGACGTTCTCAGGATCCGGGACGCTCGAAGTGACGGCGAACTACGAGGATGGAATCGTCACCAAGGACGATCTCGTCATCTCCGCGGGAGTCATCACCGTGAACGCCGCCGACGAGGGCATCCGCGGCCGTGACTCCATCACGGTGACCGGCGGCGAGATCTCGATCAGCGCAGGAGGCGACGGGCTCAAGACCACCAACGCCGAGAGCCTCGACAAGGGCATCATCCACATCACCGGCGGGACCATCACGCTCGATGTGGGCGACGACGCCATCAAGGCGGCAACGACGATCACGATCGACGATGGCACCATCGACATCCTGGACAGTCTCGAAGGGATCGAGGCGATCAACATCACGATCAACGGTGGTGACATCACCGTCTACGCCGCCGACGACGGCATCAATGCCGCTGCTGGTGACATCGCCGGTGAGGTCTACATCGCCGTCAACGGCGGAACGATCGACGTCACGGTCGGCAGCGGCGACACCGACGCCTTCGATGCCAACGGTGCGATCGTGATCACGGGTGGCGACATCACCGTCACCGCACCCACCTCGTCGTTCGACTACGACACGACCGCCGAGATGACGGGCGGGACCATCGTCGTGAACGGACAACAGATGACCTCGATCCCGGAGAGCCGAATGGGTGGTCGAGGCGGTGGCGGGACCAGGCCTGGCGGCTGA
- a CDS encoding phosphotransferase translates to MDPIGPKLAEGRDSEIFEHGPDRVLRVARDGRSLAQEAETMSYARDHGYPCPAVHDAGDGYLVMDRLVGPTMMEAAGRPPFPLRKVGRMLGDLHQQLHRIAAPPWLDVAPLEGDRLLHRDLHPMNVILTTDGAVVIDWSNASAGDPAFDVADTWALFACASAPAKGLDRILIPLGRRVMLRSFLGQVDRAAARRAIPAAVAHRLTDRNMSDNERERLRRFGTWATAGR, encoded by the coding sequence GTGGATCCGATCGGACCAAAGCTCGCCGAGGGGCGAGACAGCGAGATCTTCGAGCACGGTCCTGATCGTGTGCTGCGTGTGGCCCGCGACGGTCGTTCGCTCGCGCAAGAAGCCGAGACGATGAGCTATGCGCGTGATCACGGGTACCCCTGCCCGGCGGTCCACGACGCCGGCGATGGCTACCTCGTGATGGACCGACTCGTCGGCCCCACCATGATGGAGGCGGCCGGCCGACCGCCGTTCCCGCTCCGCAAGGTGGGCCGCATGCTCGGCGATCTTCACCAACAGCTGCACCGCATTGCTGCGCCGCCCTGGCTCGATGTCGCTCCGCTCGAGGGTGACCGCCTGCTCCATCGTGATCTGCACCCGATGAATGTCATCCTCACGACCGATGGTGCGGTGGTGATCGACTGGTCCAACGCCTCCGCCGGTGACCCGGCCTTCGACGTTGCCGACACGTGGGCGTTGTTCGCCTGCGCGTCGGCCCCGGCGAAGGGACTCGATCGGATCCTGATTCCGCTCGGCCGCCGTGTCATGTTGCGATCGTTCCTCGGGCAGGTCGATCGTGCGGCAGCTCGTCGAGCGATCCCGGCGGCTGTGGCCCATCGACTGACCGACCGCAACATGTCGGACAACGAACGCGAACGCCTTCGACGGTTCGGGACCTGGGCGACCGCCGGCCGATGA
- a CDS encoding diadenylate cyclase translates to MELDPYRAVRELLGDPSLPRSLRRLLDELDDDGIRLPLDAEALRLVLEELDEVRRPPVHEGTQAFYGAFICPQTGDMSVAPDLVETIDLDSSIETSRRFADGRSTFVVRRPRSERTQLACFRRTIQYEADMVEVQRQTGAYIVQRTLAGTPRLFTDYGVVEWNGRQWTVRKRAQYLLATIDALVEGANREILAGILDLCVHWLSPARIGATVLYDFDPREDDAPSLDLDAAIDAPHLSVTSRHHYPALFASLAQTDLAALVGADGTIDKIGVGLRSSIESERAVPQKGGMRHRSAARFTWDHHHTIAFVVSEDGPVTVFREGRRVRISAKAADVDLEQAEVEVPTPEPAPQGCCGQPTTIDDVIETELSA, encoded by the coding sequence ATGGAGCTCGATCCGTACCGGGCGGTCCGCGAACTGTTGGGTGATCCATCGCTGCCGCGCTCGCTGCGGCGCCTGCTCGACGAGCTCGACGACGACGGGATCCGTCTGCCGCTGGACGCCGAGGCGCTCCGGCTGGTGCTGGAGGAACTCGACGAAGTCCGCCGGCCGCCGGTGCACGAGGGCACCCAGGCGTTCTACGGCGCCTTCATCTGTCCGCAAACCGGCGACATGTCGGTCGCTCCCGATCTGGTCGAGACCATCGATCTCGACTCGTCGATCGAGACCTCGAGACGCTTCGCCGACGGCCGGTCCACCTTTGTCGTTCGCCGTCCGAGGTCGGAGCGCACACAGCTCGCCTGCTTCCGTCGCACCATCCAGTACGAGGCCGACATGGTCGAGGTGCAGCGCCAGACCGGCGCCTACATCGTGCAGCGCACGTTGGCCGGCACGCCCCGACTGTTCACCGACTACGGGGTCGTCGAGTGGAACGGCCGGCAGTGGACGGTGCGCAAGCGGGCGCAGTACCTCCTTGCCACCATCGACGCGCTGGTGGAAGGAGCCAACCGGGAGATTCTCGCGGGGATCCTCGACCTGTGTGTGCACTGGTTGTCGCCCGCTCGGATCGGGGCGACCGTGCTTTATGACTTCGATCCTCGGGAGGACGACGCACCGTCGCTCGACCTCGACGCAGCGATCGACGCGCCGCATCTCTCGGTCACGAGCCGGCACCACTACCCGGCGTTGTTCGCCTCCCTCGCACAAACCGACCTGGCGGCCTTGGTCGGTGCCGACGGCACGATCGACAAGATCGGCGTCGGCTTGCGCTCGTCCATCGAGTCGGAGCGCGCCGTCCCTCAGAAGGGCGGCATGCGGCACCGCTCTGCCGCTCGCTTCACCTGGGATCACCACCACACGATTGCGTTCGTCGTGAGCGAGGACGGTCCGGTCACGGTGTTTCGCGAAGGGCGTCGAGTGCGGATCAGCGCCAAGGCGGCGGATGTCGATCTGGAGCAGGCCGAGGTCGAAGTGCCGACACCGGAACCGGCGCCACAGGGTTGTTGTGGCCAACCGACCACCATCGATGACGTGATTGAGACCGAACTCAGCGCTTGA
- a CDS encoding FAD-dependent monooxygenase: MPEYEVVIVGAGPAGMMLAAELTLAGVEVVVVERRANQGLESPRSRGLHARTIEVLDQRGVADRFLAAGQPMQVQAFAGIPLDISDFPTRHPYGLALMQSEFERTMADWIDELGVPVMRSRQVVAFEPTDEGVFVSLDDGMVLETEYLVGCDGSRSMVRTTAGIEFAGWDPTVCWIHSEVEVDELPPFGLRGGGGIGPASSGRIGVTLAEADLDRGHEPATIDDVRAALYRVDGTDYGARNPQFVARFTDATRQAVDYRAGRVLLAGDAAHVHAPFGGQGLNLGVQDSVNLGWKLAQVIRGESPASLLDTYHDERHLVAASVMANTMAQRALQSNDERTVALKSVVADLLGLDQARTLLAASISGLDIRYAHEGDHPMVGRRVPDVDLATADGSVRVFELLSDARPLLVDFDPASALDITEWRQVRHVRARFDGPWELPVVGSVAPPTALLVRPDGHVAWVGSGSDDGLHTALATWFGGPAAPGVRRVLKR, from the coding sequence ATGCCCGAATACGAGGTCGTGATCGTCGGAGCCGGACCGGCCGGGATGATGCTTGCAGCGGAGCTCACGCTGGCCGGCGTCGAGGTCGTGGTGGTCGAACGCCGTGCCAACCAGGGACTCGAGAGCCCGCGCAGCCGCGGACTGCACGCTCGAACGATCGAGGTCCTCGACCAGCGCGGCGTCGCCGACCGATTCCTGGCGGCAGGCCAACCAATGCAAGTCCAGGCGTTCGCTGGAATCCCGCTCGACATCAGCGACTTCCCGACCCGCCACCCCTATGGCCTCGCACTGATGCAGAGCGAGTTCGAACGCACCATGGCCGACTGGATCGACGAACTGGGTGTGCCGGTGATGCGCAGTCGACAGGTTGTTGCGTTCGAACCGACCGATGAAGGTGTGTTCGTCTCACTCGACGACGGCATGGTGCTCGAGACCGAATACCTGGTCGGCTGCGACGGGAGCCGGAGCATGGTTCGCACGACGGCCGGGATCGAGTTCGCCGGCTGGGACCCGACCGTGTGCTGGATCCACAGCGAGGTCGAGGTGGACGAGCTGCCTCCGTTCGGCCTTCGTGGCGGCGGAGGGATCGGACCGGCATCGTCCGGCCGTATCGGCGTGACGCTCGCCGAGGCCGACCTCGATCGAGGCCACGAACCAGCGACGATCGACGACGTTCGCGCTGCCCTGTATCGAGTCGACGGAACCGATTACGGCGCCCGCAACCCCCAATTCGTCGCACGCTTCACCGATGCAACTCGTCAGGCGGTCGACTACCGGGCCGGGCGCGTCCTGCTTGCCGGCGATGCTGCGCACGTGCACGCTCCGTTCGGGGGGCAGGGACTCAATCTCGGTGTGCAGGACTCGGTCAATCTCGGGTGGAAGCTCGCTCAGGTCATTCGCGGGGAATCGCCGGCATCTCTGCTCGACACCTATCACGACGAACGGCACCTGGTCGCCGCCAGCGTCATGGCCAACACCATGGCCCAGCGAGCGCTGCAGTCCAACGACGAGCGGACCGTGGCGCTGAAGTCCGTCGTTGCCGACCTCCTCGGCCTCGATCAGGCGCGCACCCTTCTTGCGGCTTCGATCAGCGGGCTGGACATCAGGTACGCACACGAGGGGGACCATCCGATGGTCGGTCGACGTGTGCCCGACGTCGACCTGGCGACCGCCGACGGGTCGGTTCGAGTGTTCGAACTTCTCAGCGACGCTCGCCCCCTCCTGGTCGACTTCGACCCAGCGAGCGCGCTCGACATCACCGAATGGCGCCAGGTCCGTCACGTCCGGGCGCGCTTCGATGGGCCGTGGGAGCTTCCCGTCGTCGGCAGCGTGGCACCACCAACGGCACTACTCGTACGGCCCGATGGTCATGTCGCATGGGTGGGCAGCGGTTCCGACGATGGGCTGCACACTGCGCTCGCCACCTGGTTCGGAGGCCCGGCAGCCCCGGGCGTTCGACGAGTTCTCAAGCGCTGA
- a CDS encoding MarR family transcriptional regulator: MTAPETDSRWLSDTEMATWLELMSMLVRLPAALDTQLRRDAGITHFEYTVLATLSEAEGAEMAMSELAFLAEGSLSRLSHCVKRLEAAGWVRRSPHPTNGRVTLAALTDEGRTKVEATAPGHVAAVRHHVFTPLTSRQVDELRRIAHRISATIPPEIAPTPTLS, encoded by the coding sequence GTGACAGCACCCGAGACCGACAGCCGGTGGCTCAGCGACACCGAGATGGCAACCTGGCTCGAGCTGATGTCGATGCTCGTCAGGCTGCCGGCAGCACTCGACACCCAGCTGCGCCGGGACGCCGGCATCACGCACTTCGAGTACACCGTCCTCGCCACCCTCTCCGAGGCCGAAGGGGCCGAGATGGCCATGAGCGAACTGGCCTTCCTCGCCGAGGGTTCGCTCTCGCGGCTCTCTCATTGCGTCAAACGGCTCGAAGCAGCAGGTTGGGTGCGACGATCCCCCCACCCGACCAACGGCAGGGTGACGCTCGCTGCACTCACCGACGAAGGACGGACGAAGGTGGAGGCCACGGCGCCAGGACACGTGGCGGCCGTGCGACACCATGTCTTCACTCCCCTCACGAGCCGTCAGGTCGACGAACTCCGAAGGATCGCGCATCGCATCAGCGCCACCATCCCGCCCGAGATCGCTCCGACACCAACGCTCAGCTGA
- a CDS encoding class III extradiol ring-cleavage dioxygenase: protein MDPMAKRLPTYYISHGGGPWPWMMDQMPFDMSKLQASLQAIPSEIGVTPKAVLVVSAHWETPTFTVQTNPRPPMVYDYGGFPDFTYRIQYPAPGSPDLAHRVTELLASAGIPHAEDARRGFDHGMFAPMYVMYPEADVPMVQLSILHGYDPDAHLAAGRALAPLRDEGVLIVGSGLSYHNLRLWGPAAEKPSREFDGWLATTLLESAPAERLRRLQQWEQAPSARIAHPAEDHLIPLMVAVGAAEDEPGVRGYYEQDMAGYITASSYRFGADN, encoded by the coding sequence ATGGACCCGATGGCAAAGCGACTTCCCACCTACTACATCTCTCACGGCGGCGGCCCCTGGCCGTGGATGATGGACCAGATGCCGTTCGACATGTCGAAGCTCCAGGCATCGCTGCAGGCGATCCCGTCCGAGATCGGTGTCACGCCGAAGGCGGTGCTGGTGGTCTCGGCGCACTGGGAAACACCGACCTTCACCGTCCAGACCAACCCCCGACCCCCCATGGTCTACGACTACGGCGGCTTCCCCGACTTCACGTATCGGATCCAGTACCCCGCCCCGGGCTCGCCCGACCTCGCACACCGTGTCACCGAACTGCTGGCGTCGGCCGGCATCCCACATGCCGAGGATGCCCGGCGCGGCTTCGACCACGGCATGTTCGCCCCGATGTACGTGATGTACCCCGAGGCGGACGTCCCGATGGTGCAACTCTCGATCCTTCACGGCTACGACCCCGATGCCCATTTGGCCGCCGGACGGGCCCTTGCCCCGCTTCGCGACGAAGGTGTGCTGATCGTCGGCAGCGGTCTGAGCTATCACAATCTTCGGCTCTGGGGTCCGGCAGCGGAGAAGCCCTCACGGGAGTTCGATGGGTGGCTGGCAACGACGCTCCTCGAGTCCGCGCCGGCCGAACGGCTTCGGCGCCTCCAGCAATGGGAGCAGGCGCCGAGCGCTCGCATCGCTCATCCCGCGGAGGATCACCTCATTCCTCTGATGGTTGCCGTCGGCGCCGCCGAGGACGAGCCCGGGGTCCGTGGGTACTACGAGCAGGACATGGCGGGCTACATCACCGCCTCCAGCTACCGGTTCGGCGCCGACAACTGA
- a CDS encoding TauD/TfdA family dioxygenase, translating into MALLTPTERLDLNQHVGTELHGIDLLTLDDDGIADLIRLVGERGVVVVRDQTMTLDEQIEFGRRLGPLHVHPAYADGARPEALRIHTDASSRFTAGEGWHSDVSCDAEPPGVSMLRMEITPSAGGDTAFASMVQAFESLSTTMQAFLLGLEAVHAGDLPWRGSYQNTSDKEFPVNVHPVVRTHPVTGRRALYVNSSFTERIKGLKRAESDALLQMLFRHVADGVNFQCRVRWEPRTMTMWDNRTVQHHASWDYFPETRSGWRVTTRGERPFLSPDQAD; encoded by the coding sequence ATGGCACTACTCACACCGACCGAGCGACTCGACCTCAACCAGCACGTTGGCACCGAACTACACGGCATCGACCTGCTCACGCTCGACGATGACGGGATTGCCGATCTGATCCGCCTCGTCGGCGAGCGAGGCGTCGTCGTGGTTCGCGACCAGACGATGACGCTCGACGAACAGATCGAGTTCGGACGCCGTCTCGGCCCACTCCACGTCCACCCCGCCTACGCCGATGGCGCTCGCCCTGAGGCGCTGCGCATCCACACCGATGCGTCGTCACGGTTCACGGCCGGCGAGGGTTGGCACAGCGACGTCTCGTGTGATGCCGAGCCGCCCGGCGTCTCGATGCTGCGGATGGAGATCACCCCGAGCGCCGGTGGCGACACCGCGTTCGCCTCGATGGTCCAGGCGTTCGAGTCACTCTCGACGACGATGCAGGCGTTCCTTCTTGGCCTCGAAGCCGTCCACGCCGGTGACCTGCCGTGGCGTGGCTCCTACCAGAACACCTCCGACAAGGAGTTTCCGGTGAACGTCCACCCTGTCGTGCGAACCCATCCGGTCACCGGTCGGCGTGCGCTGTACGTGAACAGCAGCTTCACCGAGCGCATCAAGGGACTCAAGCGAGCCGAAAGCGACGCGCTCCTCCAGATGCTGTTCCGTCACGTCGCCGACGGGGTGAACTTCCAATGCCGGGTCCGGTGGGAACCCCGCACGATGACGATGTGGGACAACCGAACGGTCCAGCACCACGCCAGCTGGGACTACTTCCCCGAGACCCGTTCCGGTTGGCGAGTCACCACACGCGGCGAGCGGCCGTTCCTGTCACCCGACCAAGCGGACTGA
- a CDS encoding helix-turn-helix domain-containing protein: MILSSDERSDIDELLDHPGLAARLRTLRAARRLIAERGLGVSMSELAESAGVGRRTLFRHFDGRDELVAEALDSALGWYENVLQLETEADAPPDVWLERMVGHLLDVHHRSGRGLWQLTIAADAELPPALAAVNRRRREFRRTMTNSIATTAWSRFGGSGPVPAAVVDAVGLTISSFATHSLIDDLGRDLDAVVASTTAVLGAVLRAQASDTGRQGEK; the protein is encoded by the coding sequence ATGATCTTGTCGAGCGACGAACGGTCCGACATCGACGAGTTGCTCGACCATCCCGGTCTGGCGGCTCGGCTGCGCACCCTGCGTGCCGCCCGTCGTCTCATTGCCGAGCGTGGCCTTGGCGTGTCGATGTCCGAACTCGCCGAGTCCGCAGGCGTTGGGCGTCGCACCCTGTTCCGCCACTTCGACGGTCGTGACGAGCTGGTCGCCGAAGCGCTCGACTCGGCCCTCGGCTGGTACGAGAACGTGCTGCAGCTCGAGACCGAAGCCGATGCACCGCCGGACGTGTGGCTGGAGCGAATGGTCGGTCACCTGCTCGACGTGCACCACCGATCGGGGCGCGGGCTCTGGCAGCTGACGATTGCTGCTGACGCAGAGCTGCCCCCGGCGTTGGCTGCGGTGAATCGACGTCGGCGGGAGTTCCGGCGAACGATGACCAACTCGATCGCAACCACGGCTTGGTCGCGGTTCGGTGGTTCGGGTCCGGTGCCCGCCGCGGTGGTCGACGCGGTCGGCCTCACCATCTCGTCGTTCGCAACGCACTCGCTGATCGATGACCTCGGACGTGATCTCGACGCCGTCGTCGCCTCGACCACCGCCGTGCTCGGTGCCGTGCTCCGAGCCCAAGCCTCCGACACTGGTCGACAGGGGGAGAAATGA